In the Balearica regulorum gibbericeps isolate bBalReg1 chromosome 3, bBalReg1.pri, whole genome shotgun sequence genome, TTTGCATGGTAGGCTTTGGACTTAACATGTAATATTGTATTGTTAGTATGCTGTACTGATCCTTCACTTAAAAACCAAAAGTGTTACATCTTCCTCTACTAATATGACTGAAACTTAAATGAgccattttcctgaaatgtctGGTGCTGCAGTACAGTGGtacatattaaaagaaaaacctcactTACCTTCATAAAGCTAAGGTTTTGACTTGTCTGGCCAGGTAAGAAGCTTGTGAAGGCTAAGACATATGCCCTTGCAAAGCTGAGATGGTTACGTACCCACTAATGCTCAGAGAAGTACAAAATCAGATTTGTAATAATGTACAAATGAGGTTACTGCAGCTCAGCATCAGGCAGTGTAAGGGAGCTTTGCCTCAGCTTTCATAAATGCTATGTCAGACACTGGGTGTTTCTTTACTGGTAGATAAAAATATCATCATTAGCAGTGCCAGAATGATTTGACCAGTTATTGCACCATACCAAAGTAACACTTTACCTATAGTTCAATTTACAGGAAGAGTATAATAGGATGTTAGAGGGAAGATACTATGGCTGGCAAATTTATGCAGGTGTGCTATAACTTCCAGAGAACTAAATCTTTCGGTCCTTTTCTCGGCAAAATAGCATGATTGtctaggaatatttttaaaattggcaTAATATAAACTATTTCACTCTTTGTTTACATGTTTTACAAAGATGAGCAGAGACATGCATTTTCATATACACTGGAGTATCAGGAACAGAGCTAAACCCATTCAATGACTTAAGCACAGAGCTGAATAATGTATGGGACTTCATCTGAGCATTAAAAACAAGCTTGTTTTTTGACATGCAGATTTGAGTTGTCTGTGCTATTATGTCTATAGTTGCAGAAGAGTATTTCATAAAGGTTTGCTAACTGAGATGGTAGGGAAAAGCACTTGATTTTAAGTATCCAGTTGTATCACTGAGTTCATAAACTTGTTCAGATGTGCTCTTAACTATGAGGGATTTTAAGATGCAGAGGACTctcctaaattaattttaatagctTCACCCTCATCTAAAAGGAGGCTGTAGAATGAGTCTAATTTATGTATGTTGTTCTGGTTGACTCCTGTATAAATATACTGGTTTAGTGCGATatatactttaaaaaggaaaatcctcAATTATTATTAGTAGTAAAGGGACAGAATTCAGTATCAGGAGGCATTCTCAAGTGAGGGAGAAgttaaagcatttatttgctGGGGTGTTTAGAGAAAAGAATGTCTCTTTTTAGTTACGCACAGCAGAATCCACAACTTCAACTTTGCAAACTGACCCATTTTCTAAGGGGAAAGATTGGTGGCTGCTGGAGGATCCCTACTGTTAGAATGAACAGTGAGTGCTCTGTCCTGAAGTAAAACTAGAGCTTTTGTAGTGTCATTAAAGGAGAGAGGTCTGACTCCTGAGGAAGGATTAGATTGACATTTATAGTACAGCTGAGTCAATCTAATAGCTTGCTTGGTGATGAATAAAATTGCAATTCTGCACTCCCAGCTGCAAAGGGTCCTATAGTTGTTCCAGCTCTACTGATGGGCAGCTTAGTTTTATGCTGGGCTAGTAAATTTCTTGGCTCAAGATGGATATGAGCACAAGAGCCAGCACAAACCTGCAGGTGGAATGTGCTGTGGGAAGGGAGGGATGAAAGTAGGGCAGCTGGCAGTCTTGTAACTGCAGCTTCAAGAAGCTGTATTTGTTCCTGTCTGCTTTATACCAAGTTTGACTATTGGATTCTAATAATCTGGTGTGGACATAAGACTGAAGTGACaatcaaagttttttttttttgcaagtctATCTCTTCTCATGAATACTTGAGGTCTTCAGGCTTAATTTGAgccctttgatttttttccaagtatctTAATAAAATTCATTGTAGAATGAGTAATGACAGCAAAGAATTGAAATGTTAAACTTCTACCACTGTACTGAAATCTAGTGCTGTAGCTTCAACTTCTGCTGTATGAAAATagttcagtttattttcttgtaagtGTAATGTTCCAAACTATTTGCTATAAGTCTTCTATATCTTCTAGAGGTAGAAGGAATTGATTCTGATTGATCAAAGAGGAATTCAGGTCATTGAGATGTATTAGTTTTTTGTATGGTTTTCAATTGAGTTATGACCTTGACTCTAGGCTGGACAAATAAAACATGTTAACATTAACTTGCTAGTCTATTACTCTAGTAGTTGGCAATGTCTACTGTAATTGAAGTACATGAAATCCAACCTAAAGCATACATTAAGTTATAACAATGAATTTTATCTTTGTGTGGGATGCAGGACTTAAGGTTATCCTGACTTGCCTATGTAGAAGCTCGGGGCTGCTGTTTCACAGTTGTCCTTGTGCAGCAGATTACAATAGCGGATCCTGAGGAATACTTAACCATTTATTGAGAACTAAGAATTGGATACTACTGTATTGTGATAGACAGCTCTTACATAGAAGTCCTTGTCTTTTGTGCTCTTGGATCCAGCAACTCAAGACGAGCTATAGTCTTGTTTGGGCTATACTTTTTACCCAGGGCTCTAGAAAGCTTCAGTTTGCTTAATCTGTTTGTGTGCTTCTATAATTTCTTCACAGGATTGAGTGGGACAAACTTCTGGAGAATGTGCATTGTTTGATCATAAGTGTGACAAAAACTGACAAGCAGGAAGCTTATGTACTCAGGTAAGCCACTAGCTTATTCTTTTAGTTTCCAAGAGGTAAAGTTAAAGCGGTCATACAGGATCCACTTGGCTGAGAATCCAGTCTTGGGTTAAGATCCTGCTGTTCTTGACTACAACTTGCAGGGGTCTGCTAATCATAATGCTGTCATGCTTCTGTTCAGTAGCCAAAATGTCTTCATAGTTATTGGTGTTTGTCCTTAAGTAAAAGGATTAAGGACAGGGCTGTGGTGTTTCTGCACCTGATCATTGAATTTTGTCCAGGGGTAAAGAAGTCTTCCCAGTTAAGAGGTTTAAGATTACTTCAGCAGAATAGTGCATGTCAGTGTCAGTTCTAGATCAGCAAAAACTGCATTGGTAGATCAGCTTTAACTCCAGCTAATGCAATCAAGTGGAACAACTCTTGCAGCTGAGCTAAGGACATCTGTAAAAATGTAGCTTTCCTGAAATCTTGGAATTCTTGTGTTGTGCAGCAGCTAGCTGTAAGGACACTACTCTTTGCCATGTGTTTTTCATCTTGCAAAATACTTTCATGCTTTTTCTACATGAACTTTACAGACACATTGACATTCTCTGTTTTACTTCAGATTACAAAAACTGAAGCTTTTGTACTCTGAAGGACTGCCTTGAGGGCAAGGTTGGGTTAGGAGGAAGCTAGTCAAACTGTGCTGAagtcttgttttaaatatacgaagcttccagaaacaaaattttgaaaagaatgtAACTAGTTACAACTGTATACTGGATGAAATATAGCCTTTGCTTTGAATTCTTAAACAGTATTCCAAACTGAATTACTTAAGCTAGACTTACTTCCATTGTTCAGTTACTTGGTGAGAAGATACGTTACACATGTTTAAGTACTGTGAATATAGTATCAATGCTAATCTCCGTTTCAGTGGGACTGTAGTTAAGTATCTGATTTACCAATTATGTATAGTTAATTTCTGTATCTTATGCATAAGCCATATTGTATAGCTGTGCCTATACTCTCATTATGAGACTTCCTTTTCCTGTGGACAGGTGCTGATTTACCACTTCCTAGTAGTCAGTTTTCCTAGAAGATGCAGACAGACAATTTATGAAATTCTGTTAAGGCTTTTGCCTCTTGAGTTGATTTTTCTCATAGGCtttatttcagctgagaaaaatgTCAAGTTTGACCCTGTTCTGTGTCTGggttaagaaattaaattgcatgtCTGTTGTGTACCCACTTCACAGCATGTTTATATTTCTTGAATAGATTGAGGATATGTAATGCATGTAGTACCTCTCTGTAGTGTGGTAGCTATGTAATACCATGTTTGCGGCAGGTATTTGTTTTGGGAAATCATAACAGCTCTCAAGTGTTAGCTAAAATCTAGTGGTTTGATCCATTTGCCAAGCATGTTTATGTATCATATGCTGAATGTTCACTTAGTAATGTATTTGGTTGGGATAAGAACCAAGACCTAACCATTCTCTTCTGGCTTGTTCTATATAGagcatttaatatattttttaacacATCTTTCTTACAGTGAGAGTAGCATGTTTGTCTCCAAGAGACGTTTCATTTTGAAGACGTGTGGTACCACCCTCTTACTGCAAGCACTGGTTCCCCTGTTGGAGCTTGCTAGGGAGTACAGTGGGTTTGACTCAATTCAGGTAAGGTGCCAAAAATGCTGCATCTTCCTTAGAATTACAAAAAGTTTTTTActaatatttcaaattcattgattttataaaatattctttaccTTTACCTATAAAACTCTCTTTACCATTTATGTCTGCTTCCCATAATGGGAAGACTGTAATCTAAGATTGCTTGTTCTGCTGTAGGTTTTAGCCTTCTATTTACCTCTTAAAGGATGCTAACTTACAAATGCTATTGTGCTGAGTTAACGTTACTTAAGGGTGAAAGACTTCCATGCTCATGTTGCCAGTGCTGAAGTCACTGATGTTTTCTTGTGGAAAACAAATTTGGAAGTAAGCTGTCTCCTGTAGCTTACAAATTaagctagaaaagaaaaatatgcctctgaaatgaaaatgcagcagtGTTTTGACAATGAAAACTTAGGTCCTATGAAAGCTTATGctaaatacttgcatttttctAGACTTTTAGATTCAAGGTGGATATATTCAATATCTAAgatgcacctttttttttccagagcttcTTTTATTCACGTAAGAATTTCATGAAGCCTTCCCACCAGGAGTACCCACATAGGAATTTCCAGGAAGAAGTAGAGTTTCTTAATGAAATTTTCCCAAGTAAGTTCATGAAACTTCAGCAAAGTTGCACAGCTTGTGTAAAGTGTTAATATGAAGTGAGAAGTGACAAGCACTACAATACGTACAGGCTGCCAGGCCATTCATTCAGCAGTGCTTGCAGTTCTGAAGCCAGCACAAGCTTCAGCTGCATACAGATCAAAGGCTGTAAGtacttattttctgaatttctgacaCTAACTTGCCAAGATAAAAATTGAAATCATACTAAGCTTCACACTAGCACCTTGTCTTAACTGGGGTCATCTTCAGACTTCCAGATGGAGCATAGTAAGTCAGTCTGTGCAGAATCCGGCTCTTACTAGCCCTAAAAGCCTTATCTAAAAGGTAGAATAGTAATTTAAGGTAATGAATGCACTGACAAAAGTAAGCTTTTCTCACAAAAGTCACTGCACTAAAGATTGAATTCAAACATTTAACCTAAAATCTACAAGAATAACCTTGAATTTAAGTATTGGTGGAAAAGTGAGGGGTTTTTGAAGGAACATGGAAGTTGTAGTAGTTACCTGAGttagctgaaaataaatgttaatcaTAAATTCATTAAATAGATGCTTAAGAGAAGTAGGGTTTCTGTTGGTGCATAGCTAAAGCTGTAATCTGAATTTCCTGCTACTAGGCTCTGAACTGGGGTGTTCAGACCATCTTCTGAGGGAGCCTGtttttctgattattgttttttACATTCCTGAAGTTAAATGCCTGCTTATTTGATAGATGCTGACTGTATCTGTGAAAGACTTCTACTGTCTTTATGAAATGAAGATAATCCTTTACATAAAGGATCAGCTGTGGTACATTAACTGGAGTCTTTTTATCTTTGTCAGATGGAGCAGCTTATTGCATGGGGCGTATGAATTCTGATTGCTGGTATGTACGCGAAGACTTTGGCATCTTTGGGGCTTACAGTAGAATTTAACTTGGTGCTGCTAATATTTATTACATAAgtgatttctattttatataGGTACCTGTACACCCTGGATTTCCCAGAGAGTCGGATATCCAATCAGCCTGATCAGACACTGGAAATTCTGATGAGTGAGCTTGATCCAGTAGTTATGGACCAGTTCTACATGAAAGATGGTGTTACTGCAAATGATGTCACTCGTGTATGTTTGCTTGAAAACTAAGCATTTTTGGGAATAGGGGAAATTGAGCAACAAGATGCTTCACTTACCATTTCATGCAAGGTTTATTTTTTGGTAGGAAAGATCTCATGGAAAATGTCAGGTTAATGTTCTGGGGGTAAAATGCATTCAACTCTAGAATATTTTTGGGGAATATAACTTCACATTTTCAATGCCCCTGCTTCAGTCTATTGAAAGGAGCAATGTGCGGTGCTTTGGGTGATTGGAAAGTTATCCTCTGAAAAATGGAGGAATAGGCATAAAACCACAATGAATTAACTTCCACTGAAGGATGGAGATTATGAGGAGTAAGACTTAAACTGAAGATAATGCATGCCAAGGGAATCTAGGTatcaaaaaagttaaaatcatGGAGCCATTTGGATAGTTTGGGGGTGGGTTTAAGGTCTAAACCTAAGTtgatggttttgctttgtttttccaaatgagTCCTGTGATATGAACAACTTTCTCTGACAAGTACATGGACTTCATCTGGTTTTCCATCTTAGGCTTTGATTCTTGTACTGTATTTGCTATTGAGATTTGGCTGTAGCTCAAGTACTGTGTGGGAAATCAAAGTGCTTGGGCTTGCACTTCGTTCTAGAGTATCAAGTATGTTCTCACTCTGGAGTAAATGTAAACAGCCTTCACTCTGTGGAAACTGGTTGAACAGGAGCTCTGTCTTCCATTTTAGTTGCAGAAGCAATTATGTATTAGAATTCTAAGCTGCTCCCTTCTTGGAAGTATGCAGCTTGGTTCTGTAAGAGGCAAAGTATCTGATAACTTGTGTGCAACTTGGCACTCAGACACTTAGTTGATAAGTGACAAGATGTAAAGCAAGTTCATTTACAGTTGTACAATTTATCAAACTGACTTGTTTTCGGGAGAATTCTGGTGTCCTGTCCCCTAAATTGTTGTTTGTTCTGCCTTTGAGTTAAATCTAAACAAGCATAAGGATGCACAATAAACTGAGTGATGTAATTTTAACTTTCAGATGAGTGGAATTCGTGACCTGATACCAGGTTCTGTTATTGATGCTACAATGTTCAATCCTTGTGGGTATTCAATGAATGGGATGAAATCGGATGTAAGTTTTGCACTTATTGATaattaattaatgttaaaaGTAACCATTATTTGGCAGTAATAATACATTACTTTTTTCAGGGAACTTACTGGACTATTCACATCACTCCAGAACCAGAGTTTTCCTACGTTAGTTTTGAAACAAACATAAGTCAGACGTCTTATGATGACCTGATTAGGAAAGTTGTAGAGGTTTTCAAGCCAGGAAAATTCGTGACAACCCTCTTTGTTAATCAGGTGAGTTTTCTTGCATTAGCTTGTCAGCTCCTGAAATGTATATACCCACAACCAAAGCAAGg is a window encoding:
- the AMD1 gene encoding S-adenosylmethionine decarboxylase proenzyme codes for the protein MKENGAHFFEGTEKLLEVWFARQQPAQQEPHQSKGSGDLRTIPRIEWDKLLENVHCLIISVTKTDKQEAYVLSESSMFVSKRRFILKTCGTTLLLQALVPLLELAREYSGFDSIQSFFYSRKNFMKPSHQEYPHRNFQEEVEFLNEIFPNGAAYCMGRMNSDCWYLYTLDFPESRISNQPDQTLEILMSELDPVVMDQFYMKDGVTANDVTRMSGIRDLIPGSVIDATMFNPCGYSMNGMKSDGTYWTIHITPEPEFSYVSFETNISQTSYDDLIRKVVEVFKPGKFVTTLFVNQSSKCRTVFSSAQKIEGFKRLDHQIAQFSDYNFVFTSFTKNRQQQHS